Proteins from a genomic interval of Ndongobacter massiliensis:
- a CDS encoding VirB6/TrbL-like conjugal transfer protein, CD1112 family, producing MFGIFDKIEEFFKELLLGGIQANLESMFLDINDKVGAVATDVGKTPMGWNGDVFAFIKSINDSVIIPIAGLIITAVLCIELINMVMQKNNMHDTDTFEFFKYIIKMWIAVWLVSHAFEFSMAVFDVAQHMVNKAAGVINTSATVSGDQIVAMMDTLKEKGLGELVMILFETSLIKVAIEVISIVIMLVVYGRMFEIYVYSSVSAIPFATMGNKEWGQIGTNYIKGLFALGLQGLFLMVCLGIYAVLVKTIQITDIHTSTMTILGYAVLLGLMMLKSGTLAKSVLNAH from the coding sequence ATGTTTGGAATATTCGACAAGATAGAAGAATTTTTTAAGGAACTTCTACTGGGCGGTATCCAAGCAAACTTAGAGTCCATGTTTCTTGACATCAACGATAAAGTTGGTGCAGTTGCAACAGATGTAGGAAAAACTCCCATGGGGTGGAACGGAGATGTATTTGCCTTTATCAAAAGCATTAACGATTCCGTCATTATTCCCATAGCGGGACTAATCATCACAGCAGTCCTTTGTATTGAGCTTATCAATATGGTAATGCAAAAGAACAATATGCACGATACAGATACCTTTGAATTTTTTAAGTACATCATCAAGATGTGGATTGCTGTATGGTTAGTATCTCATGCTTTTGAGTTTTCAATGGCAGTCTTTGATGTGGCACAACATATGGTAAATAAGGCGGCAGGGGTGATAAATACCTCTGCCACCGTTTCCGGAGATCAGATAGTGGCAATGATGGATACCTTAAAAGAAAAGGGGCTTGGAGAGCTTGTCATGATTCTCTTTGAAACCTCACTCATAAAGGTTGCCATAGAGGTAATTTCCATTGTAATCATGCTTGTGGTTTACGGAAGAATGTTTGAGATTTATGTTTACTCATCGGTTTCAGCCATTCCATTTGCCACAATGGGAAACAAAGAGTGGGGACAAATTGGAACAAACTATATCAAAGGACTATTTGCACTTGGGCTACAAGGACTCTTTTTAATGGTTTGTCTTGGAATATACGCAGTATTAGTTAAGACAATACAGATAACAGATATACACACAAGTACCATGACGATACTTGGATATGCGGTTTTGCTGGGGTTAATGATGCTAAAGAGCGGAACTCTGGCCAAAAGCGTATTAAATGCACACTAA